In Rheinheimera sp. MM224, one DNA window encodes the following:
- a CDS encoding flagellar biosynthetic protein FliQ — MNPGMATQLISDAIFTIIEILLVLIVPGLVLGILVAVFQAATSIQEQTLTFLPRMLLTLLMVVFAGHWLIQKLLDWFANLSQMIPAMLG, encoded by the coding sequence ATGAATCCGGGTATGGCGACACAGCTGATTAGCGACGCCATTTTTACTATTATCGAAATTTTACTGGTGCTGATAGTACCTGGTCTGGTGCTGGGTATTTTGGTGGCTGTGTTTCAGGCGGCAACCTCTATTCAGGAGCAAACTCTGACCTTTTTGCCCCGTATGTTGCTGACGCTGTTGATGGTGGTGTTCGCCGGACATTGGCTGATCCAGAAGTTACTCGACTGGTTTGCCAATTTAAGCCAGATGATCCCGGCTATGTTGGGATGA
- the fliR gene encoding flagellar biosynthetic protein FliR has product MSSLLSLTTDQLMVWFGTLWWPFVRLAAFFWALPVFDNPAVVPRARIILALFLSFLLAPSIEVKAIDPFSLEGAVVTLEQVIFAVIMAGAVRMLFEILALVGLMISMQMGLSAAMMNDPASGDAVSVLSQLFWVMTALLFFALNGHLISLQIMVDSFSLWPVGASLYQLDLMLLVNLFGWMFGAALLVALPAIIAMLLVNLTFGIASRSAPSMNVFSLGFPMTLLLGFVCVFLTLSQMGNHFSVVAEHVLGVMQLVMS; this is encoded by the coding sequence ATGAGCTCGTTATTAAGCCTGACAACAGATCAGCTGATGGTGTGGTTTGGCACCTTATGGTGGCCTTTTGTCAGGTTAGCCGCATTTTTCTGGGCTTTACCTGTGTTTGATAACCCGGCTGTGGTGCCAAGAGCCCGCATTATTCTGGCGCTGTTTTTAAGCTTTTTGCTGGCACCTTCTATAGAGGTGAAAGCCATAGATCCGTTTTCACTGGAAGGTGCAGTAGTGACACTGGAGCAGGTGATTTTTGCTGTCATTATGGCCGGTGCAGTACGGATGTTATTTGAAATATTGGCCTTAGTGGGTTTGATGATTTCAATGCAGATGGGTTTATCTGCGGCCATGATGAATGACCCTGCCAGCGGTGATGCTGTGTCGGTGTTGAGTCAGTTATTTTGGGTCATGACAGCCTTGCTATTTTTTGCCTTAAACGGCCATCTGATCAGCCTGCAAATTATGGTCGACAGTTTTAGTTTGTGGCCAGTAGGCGCCAGTTTGTATCAGCTGGATCTCATGCTGCTGGTGAATTTATTTGGCTGGATGTTTGGTGCTGCTTTGTTAGTGGCCTTGCCTGCCATTATTGCCATGCTGCTGGTGAACTTAACTTTTGGTATCGCCAGCCGCTCCGCTCCAAGTATGAACGTGTTTTCTTTAGGCTTTCCAATGACGCTGCTGTTGGGGTTTGTCTGTGTATTTCTCACCTTAAGCCAGATGGGCAATCACTTTTCTGTTGTCGCTGAGCATGTGCTGGGCGTGATGCAACTGGTGATGAGCTGA